The following are from one region of the Ornithorhynchus anatinus isolate Pmale09 chromosome X1, mOrnAna1.pri.v4, whole genome shotgun sequence genome:
- the FAM110C gene encoding protein FAM110C — MPTEIAWAVRMQAVSDFHSSVTTRLLNKGPDYLRRQMEGSGPARMSAVERLAADKAKYVKSQRVIDAKQEATLLVSSSESSSESCSWESGKSHRDPRGKPDPERGHLGPSPPAKGCPIARRALTRRPMRPDSLVIYRQKCEFVKGQGAESPRGSLVKRLLQGSVKERPPPSPEMPKVREETKSEGEDAGSAGPTAGGRSDPVAGPPCPPGPARPSPQPGEKEGPSPPAQGPADLGDGRRRGLHRSHSDISSRFSKSFSESDTFFKYCGLEPDVVEDLGRENFSAVSDHVSFKIRSVSMVASDGGFSHNSAGDGLLEEELAEQVSPGPSVIERNARIIKWLYTCKKAKANPPRPLQELA; from the coding sequence ATGCCAACTGAAATCGCCTGGGCTGTGAGAATGCAGGCCGTCTCGGACTTCCACTCCTCGGTGACAACTCGGCTCCTGAACAAGGGGCCGGACTACCTGCGCAGGCAGATGGAAGGGAGCGGGCCGGCCAGGATGAGTGCCGTCGAGAGGCTGGCAGCCGACAAGGCCAAGTATGTCAAGAGCCAGCGGGTCATCGACGCCAAGCAGGAAGCCACCCTGCTCGTCTCCTCTTCGGAGAGCAGCTCCGAGAGCTGCTCCTGGGAAAGCGGGAAGAGCCACAGGGACCCACGTGGGAAGCCGGACCCAGAGAGAGGACATCTCGGCCCGAGCCCTCCGGCGAAAGGCTGCCCCATCGCCCGGCGGGCCTTGACCAGGAGACCGATGAGGCCGGACTCCCTGGTGATCTATCGCCAGAAATGTGAGTTTGTCAAAGGTCAAGGGGCGGAGAGCCCCAGGGGGAGCTTGGTGAAGAGGCTGCTCCAGGGGTCGGTGAAGGAGAGGCCACCGCCGTCTCCGGAGATGCcaaaggtcagagaggagaccaAGTCGGAGGGCGAGGACGCGGGCTCTGCCGGACCCACGGCCGGAGGCCGCAGCGACCCCGTGGCtggccctccctgtccccccgggCCTGCCCGGCCCTCCCCCCAACCCGGCGAGAAGGAGggtccctctcccccggcccagggGCCGGCCGACCTCGGGGACGGGAGGAGGCGAGGCCTACACCGCTCCCATTCTGACATCAGCTCCCGCTTCTCCAAGTCCTTCTCCGAGTCCGACACCTTCTTCAAGTACTGCGGCCTGGAGCCGGACGTGGTGGAGGATCTCGGGAGGGAGAACTTCTCGGCCGTGTCTGACCACGTCTCCTTCAAGATCCGCAGCGTGAGCATGGTCGCCTCCGACGGCGGCTTCTCCCACAACAGCGCGGGAGACGGGCTGTTGGAGGAAGAGCTGGCCGAACAGGTCTCCCCGGGCCCGTCGGTCATCGAGCGCAACGCTCGGATCATCAAGTGGCTGTACACTTGCAAGAAGGCCAAGGCCAATCCTCCCCGCCCGTTGCAAGAGCTGGCGTGA